Proteins found in one Nostoc sp. NIES-3756 genomic segment:
- a CDS encoding phosphoglucomutase/phosphomannomutase family protein: protein MPVIASSIKFGTDGWRGVIGDEFTFERLALVAPVAAKVLYDTYYSTVGSRTIIVGYDRRFMAEDFARAVADAVTAVGFDVLLSESYAPTPAFSWAAKELNALGALVITASHNPGPYLGLKVKGYFGGSVSPEVTKDIEALLSVGVPTAATPGKLERFDPWPSYTQGLEGKVDITKIREAIASGKLTVFADVMHGAAASGLGRLLGDRIHELNTNRDPLFGGGAPEPLPKYLSQLFDTIRNHREQNPSGLSVGLVFDGDCDRIAAVDGNANFLSSQVLIPILIDHLTQRRNFTGEIVKTVSGSDLIPKVAALYNLSIFETAVGYKYIADRMLAAPVLLGGEESGGIGYGSHIPERDALLSALYVLEAIVESGLDLGDYYRHLQQQTGFTSAYDRIDLPLASMDVRARLLQQLQTQPLKEIAGKAVIDCNTIDGYKFRLADNSWLMIRFSGTEPVLRLYCEAATIEEVHKTLAWAKDWAE from the coding sequence ATGCCAGTTATAGCTAGCTCTATCAAGTTTGGTACAGACGGCTGGCGGGGCGTGATTGGTGATGAGTTCACCTTTGAACGCCTAGCTTTGGTCGCGCCAGTTGCAGCAAAAGTATTATATGATACTTATTATTCAACGGTAGGTAGCCGGACAATAATTGTCGGTTACGATCGCCGTTTTATGGCAGAGGATTTTGCCCGCGCTGTCGCCGATGCTGTGACTGCTGTTGGATTTGATGTTTTACTCAGTGAAAGTTATGCCCCAACACCTGCATTTAGCTGGGCAGCAAAAGAACTTAATGCTTTGGGGGCGCTAGTTATTACCGCCAGTCATAACCCAGGCCCATATTTAGGATTAAAAGTTAAAGGTTATTTCGGTGGCTCAGTATCACCAGAAGTTACAAAAGATATAGAAGCATTATTATCAGTGGGAGTACCAACAGCAGCTACTCCCGGCAAGTTGGAACGGTTTGACCCCTGGCCTAGTTATACTCAAGGTTTGGAGGGGAAAGTTGATATTACTAAGATACGAGAAGCGATCGCCTCTGGTAAACTGACAGTGTTTGCCGATGTCATGCACGGTGCAGCAGCAAGCGGCTTGGGTAGATTACTCGGCGATCGCATTCACGAACTCAATACTAACCGCGACCCTTTATTTGGTGGTGGTGCGCCGGAACCCTTACCTAAATACCTTTCCCAGTTATTTGATACTATCCGCAATCATCGAGAACAGAATCCTTCAGGTTTATCTGTAGGATTAGTATTCGATGGAGATTGCGATCGCATTGCTGCTGTAGATGGCAATGCTAACTTCTTAAGTTCTCAAGTTTTAATCCCCATATTAATTGACCACCTGACCCAAAGACGCAACTTTACAGGGGAAATTGTCAAAACCGTCAGTGGTTCCGATTTAATTCCCAAAGTAGCAGCCCTGTATAACTTATCAATATTTGAAACAGCCGTTGGTTATAAATACATTGCTGACCGCATGTTAGCCGCACCAGTATTACTTGGTGGCGAAGAATCGGGAGGAATTGGTTATGGTAGCCATATTCCAGAAAGGGATGCGTTGTTATCAGCATTGTATGTCTTAGAGGCGATCGTAGAATCTGGGTTAGATTTAGGCGATTATTACCGCCACCTACAACAGCAAACAGGCTTCACCTCAGCATATGATCGCATCGACTTACCTCTAGCCAGTATGGATGTGAGGGCGCGTTTGTTGCAACAACTCCAAACCCAACCCTTAAAAGAGATTGCAGGTAAAGCAGTAATTGACTGTAACACCATCGACGGCTACAAATTCCGTCTAGCCGATAATAGCTGGTTAATGATTCGCTTCAGTGGTACAGAACCAGTCCTCCGCCTCTACTGTGAAGCCGCCACCATTGAAGAAGTGCATAAAACCCTGGCTTGGGCAAAAGATTGGGCTGAGTAA
- a CDS encoding isoaspartyl peptidase/L-asparaginase: MKSQVQPKLIIHGGAGSSLHGKGGLEAVRQTLHAVVEEVYNLLLSGVNASVAVVRGCQLLEDEPRFNAGTGSVLQSDGQIRMSASIMDGALSRFSGVINISRVKNPIELAQFLQSSPDRVLSDYGAAELAREMQIPSYNALTELRLQEWIQERQDNFKRTMAGVIAEPELLETSNAGRGTIGVVALDVNGKLAAGTSTGGKGFERIGRVSDSAMPAGNYATNHAAVSCTGIGEDIIDECLAPKIVIRVTDGLSLLESMQRSFAEAHENQRDFGAIALDATGAIAWGKTSDVILAAFHDGHKIGDTLELPGGTQVGCTS, translated from the coding sequence ATGAAGTCACAGGTGCAACCAAAATTAATTATTCATGGGGGAGCAGGTAGTTCTCTTCACGGCAAAGGCGGATTAGAAGCAGTGCGGCAAACGCTCCATGCAGTGGTAGAAGAAGTCTACAATCTACTATTGTCAGGAGTGAATGCTTCAGTAGCAGTGGTGCGGGGTTGTCAACTGTTGGAAGACGAACCTCGCTTCAATGCTGGTACTGGTTCGGTGCTGCAATCTGATGGGCAAATTCGGATGAGTGCTTCCATTATGGATGGCGCATTAAGTCGCTTTAGCGGTGTGATTAATATTTCTCGCGTCAAAAATCCGATTGAGTTAGCGCAATTTTTACAAAGTTCCCCAGACCGAGTGCTGTCAGATTATGGTGCGGCAGAACTAGCCAGAGAAATGCAAATTCCTAGCTATAATGCCCTGACTGAGTTGCGGTTACAAGAATGGATTCAAGAACGGCAAGATAATTTTAAAAGAACAATGGCTGGGGTGATAGCAGAACCAGAACTATTAGAAACAAGTAATGCTGGACGCGGAACCATCGGCGTAGTAGCTCTAGATGTTAATGGTAAATTAGCGGCTGGTACTTCTACAGGTGGTAAAGGCTTTGAACGCATTGGGCGTGTAAGTGATTCTGCTATGCCTGCGGGTAATTATGCTACTAATCATGCAGCCGTCAGCTGTACTGGCATCGGTGAAGATATTATTGATGAGTGCCTAGCACCAAAGATTGTCATTCGCGTCACAGATGGATTATCTCTGTTGGAGTCCATGCAGCGCTCGTTTGCTGAAGCACACGAAAACCAAAGAGACTTCGGCGCGATCGCCTTAGACGCAACTGGTGCGATCGCTTGGGGTAAAACTAGCGATGTAATTCTTGCTGCTTTCCATGACGGACACAAAATCGGCGATACATTAGAACTGCCCGGTGGTACACAAGTAGGGTGTACAAGTTAG
- a CDS encoding ParM/StbA family protein yields the protein MTDQPSAATPMNAAAIPLNRVSASTPINTATTPKSSNGSGKAILSVDLGRTSTKTCVSREPNNVVFVPANVKQMTIEQVRGGVFEARATDPLMDLWLEYQGKGYAVGQLAADFGANLGVGQSKVEDALIKVLASAGYFKLKDEISVVLGLPFLSLEQFEREKAQIISQVTGPHVLNFRGEALSLNITKVWVMPEGYGSLLWSEAQPKKNGSSPDFTKISTAIVDIGHQTIDLLMVDNFRFARGASKSEDFGMNKFYELVAAEIESADSQSLALISAVNKPKGERFYRPKGASKPTNLDDFLPNLIEQFSREICSRVLAWLPERVTDVIITGGGGEFFWEDVQRLLKDAKINAHLAAPSRQANALGQYIYGEAQLASSRSSRA from the coding sequence ATGACAGACCAACCTTCCGCCGCTACCCCAATGAATGCTGCTGCTATCCCTTTGAACAGAGTGTCAGCATCTACCCCAATTAATACTGCTACCACCCCTAAATCCAGTAATGGTTCTGGCAAAGCTATTCTCAGTGTTGACTTAGGCAGAACTTCTACAAAAACTTGTGTTAGCCGCGAACCAAATAACGTTGTGTTCGTACCTGCCAACGTCAAACAAATGACAATAGAACAAGTACGAGGCGGCGTTTTTGAAGCCCGTGCTACCGACCCTTTAATGGACTTGTGGTTGGAATATCAAGGCAAAGGCTATGCCGTCGGTCAATTAGCAGCAGACTTTGGGGCTAACTTGGGAGTCGGTCAATCTAAAGTAGAAGATGCACTAATTAAGGTGCTGGCAAGTGCCGGCTACTTTAAGCTCAAAGATGAAATTTCTGTAGTATTGGGTCTGCCTTTTCTCTCGTTAGAGCAATTTGAACGGGAAAAAGCACAAATAATTAGCCAAGTTACCGGGCCTCATGTTCTCAACTTCCGTGGTGAAGCTTTATCTTTGAATATCACCAAAGTATGGGTGATGCCAGAAGGTTACGGTAGTCTCCTGTGGTCAGAAGCACAGCCTAAAAAGAATGGCAGTAGCCCTGATTTTACAAAAATTTCTACGGCGATCGTTGATATCGGACATCAAACCATTGATTTACTCATGGTTGATAACTTCCGCTTTGCACGCGGTGCTTCCAAGAGTGAAGATTTCGGTATGAATAAGTTCTATGAACTAGTAGCTGCTGAAATCGAAAGTGCAGATAGTCAGTCTTTGGCATTAATTTCTGCGGTCAATAAGCCCAAAGGCGAGCGTTTCTATCGTCCCAAAGGCGCTAGCAAACCCACTAACTTAGATGACTTTCTGCCTAATTTGATAGAGCAATTTTCCCGAGAAATTTGCAGCCGTGTGTTGGCTTGGTTGCCAGAACGTGTCACCGATGTAATTATCACTGGTGGTGGCGGTGAGTTCTTCTGGGAAGATGTACAACGTCTACTCAAAGATGCCAAAATTAACGCTCACTTAGCTGCTCCTTCTCGACAAGCGAACGCTTTAGGGCAGTATATTTATGGAGAGGCACAATTAGCTTCCAGTCGCTCTTCTAGGGCTTAA
- the rdgB gene encoding RdgB/HAM1 family non-canonical purine NTP pyrophosphatase: MTKLLVVATSNPGKLREMQAYLQDTDWELTLKSAELEVEETGDTFAANACLKASEVAKATGNWAIADDSGLEVDALNGVPGVYSARYGNTDAERISRLLDELGSTINRGAQFVCVVAIASPDGAIALQAQGICRGEILHAPRGNGGFGYDPIFYVPEKQLTFAQMTPELKKSVSHRGKAFAALLPQLEQLGNL; encoded by the coding sequence ATGACAAAACTTCTCGTAGTAGCAACAAGTAATCCGGGTAAGTTGCGCGAAATGCAGGCTTACCTACAAGACACTGACTGGGAATTAACCTTAAAATCAGCAGAATTAGAAGTTGAGGAGACGGGTGATACCTTTGCAGCTAATGCTTGCCTTAAAGCATCTGAGGTAGCTAAGGCTACAGGTAATTGGGCGATCGCAGATGATTCTGGTTTAGAAGTGGATGCGTTGAATGGTGTTCCTGGGGTGTATTCTGCCCGTTATGGGAATACCGATGCAGAACGTATTTCTCGATTACTGGATGAGTTGGGTAGCACAATTAACAGAGGGGCGCAGTTTGTGTGTGTAGTGGCGATCGCATCTCCTGATGGGGCGATCGCATTGCAAGCGCAAGGTATTTGTCGTGGCGAAATTCTTCATGCACCCCGTGGTAATGGTGGTTTCGGCTATGATCCAATTTTCTACGTTCCTGAAAAGCAACTAACCTTTGCACAGATGACACCAGAATTAAAGAAATCGGTTAGTCATCGGGGTAAAGCTTTTGCCGCTTTACTACCCCAACTAGAACAACTAGGTAATCTTTGA
- a CDS encoding DUF2256 domain-containing protein, giving the protein MGRARSKSDLPTKICPVCQRPFTWRKKWEDCWDEVKYCSERCRRRRSEAKTEC; this is encoded by the coding sequence ATGGGACGCGCTCGTTCTAAATCTGACCTGCCCACAAAAATCTGTCCGGTATGTCAACGTCCCTTTACATGGCGGAAAAAATGGGAAGATTGCTGGGACGAAGTTAAATATTGCTCAGAACGTTGCCGCCGTCGTCGTTCTGAGGCTAAAACTGAGTGCTGA
- a CDS encoding DUF3119 family protein, which translates to MSTKTGWETVTSSIVPNSAATVELKPSYNIPVVLVIAAIPLLLIQPWVGIIFALLGLFLLFQTVSLRVQFTATDFDLYRGDKLLRRFPYREWQNWRIFWDGFPVLFYFKEVNSIHFLPILFDAKTLKACLEERCPRI; encoded by the coding sequence GTGTCTACTAAAACAGGATGGGAAACTGTGACCAGTTCAATTGTGCCTAACTCCGCAGCAACTGTAGAACTTAAACCTAGTTACAATATCCCTGTAGTGTTGGTGATTGCGGCTATTCCACTACTGTTGATACAACCTTGGGTGGGGATTATATTTGCTCTTTTGGGTTTATTTCTTTTGTTTCAAACAGTCAGCTTGCGTGTGCAGTTTACCGCCACTGACTTTGACCTTTACAGAGGGGACAAACTTCTTCGCCGCTTCCCCTACCGAGAATGGCAAAACTGGCGGATTTTCTGGGATGGATTTCCTGTGCTGTTTTATTTTAAAGAAGTTAACAGCATTCACTTCTTACCAATTCTATTTGACGCTAAAACCCTGAAAGCTTGTTTAGAGGAACGCTGTCCACGTATTTAA
- a CDS encoding penicillin acylase family protein, translated as MGNTPHLRQQFVDLNNLDNSIAIHAPGQSGHFFHQHYTDMIDPWCKLEYHPMFWSQQTLTANTTDKLHLVPQKLRAKS; from the coding sequence ATGGGGAATACCCCACATCTACGCCAGCAATTTGTAGATTTAAACAATCTCGACAACTCAATAGCTATTCACGCTCCTGGACAGTCAGGTCATTTTTTCCATCAACACTACACAGACATGATTGACCCTTGGTGCAAACTCGAATATCATCCAATGTTTTGGTCACAGCAGACACTAACAGCGAATACGACTGATAAATTGCACTTAGTCCCTCAAAAACTAAGAGCTAAAAGTTAG
- a CDS encoding plasmid segregation centromere-binding protein ParR, translating to MFQWSKKVVRSVTFNPEVADESLLAVVENFLEKQPDKTFSDLCKEALWQYLCVPESVKSGSKTAATESVEPKIAELRRQIADLEERFFAKESNRLEALERQILQLTQQLAHLAILVSERPTVVYSPPPSAPAVEVVNPTTTTTTTSNAVYPPEEIDPVISRLSQFLDDF from the coding sequence ATGTTCCAATGGTCAAAAAAAGTAGTTAGGTCGGTCACGTTCAACCCAGAGGTTGCTGATGAAAGTTTGTTAGCGGTTGTAGAAAACTTTTTAGAAAAACAACCAGACAAGACTTTTAGCGACCTCTGTAAAGAAGCCCTATGGCAATATTTATGCGTACCGGAATCTGTCAAATCTGGTTCTAAAACAGCAGCAACAGAGTCGGTTGAACCGAAAATCGCTGAACTGCGCCGTCAAATAGCTGACCTTGAGGAACGTTTTTTTGCCAAGGAATCTAATCGCTTGGAGGCGCTAGAACGCCAGATTTTGCAATTAACGCAACAACTGGCGCATCTCGCTATTCTGGTGAGTGAGCGACCTACTGTTGTTTACTCTCCACCCCCATCAGCACCAGCAGTAGAAGTAGTTAATCCCACTACTACTACTACTACTACTAGTAATGCTGTTTACCCTCCGGAAGAAATTGACCCTGTGATTAGTCGTTTAAGCCAATTTCTTGATGATTTTTAA
- a CDS encoding DUF3086 domain-containing protein, with amino-acid sequence MNPDESQTPEPIDEWLEQIQQEDPKLENSESSSGETVGEIAEQTPLVEPQTVSDDVTVESTDNFVQQLETETTALGSELASESSNNSLYTQAEQRLVELQRTEATLKEEIAKLQATYATLQGQVSDTQTALGRIVQESLTQLEQRKQALQISVEQLERRQERIRNEMRTTFAGASQDLAIRVQGFKDYLAGSLQDLASAAEQLQLVPAVVEREKPPVKEREPKPTEPQAGTPQFAQQQFQDTTKQIRRLIDQYRNKPDYYGPPWQLRRTFEPVHAERVANWFFNQGGRGALRTMGSRLQNILIASAAISILHKLYGDRVRTLVLANTPERLGEWRRGLQDCLGIGRPDFGPDRGVVLFEAPDALAQKADRLVKANQLPVILIDDSEEQISLALLQFPLWLAFAPDPKAMRNFDDDF; translated from the coding sequence ATGAACCCTGACGAATCCCAAACTCCAGAACCGATTGATGAGTGGTTGGAGCAAATACAACAAGAAGACCCTAAGCTGGAAAATTCAGAAAGCTCATCTGGAGAGACAGTTGGGGAAATTGCGGAACAAACGCCATTGGTTGAGCCACAAACAGTCTCTGACGATGTAACGGTAGAATCAACAGATAATTTCGTTCAGCAGCTAGAAACGGAAACTACTGCACTGGGTTCAGAGTTAGCATCAGAATCATCAAATAATTCGCTATACACACAAGCCGAACAACGCCTAGTCGAACTGCAACGTACAGAGGCTACCCTGAAGGAAGAAATAGCCAAACTGCAAGCTACATACGCAACTCTGCAAGGGCAAGTTAGCGATACTCAAACGGCATTGGGAAGAATTGTCCAAGAGTCGTTAACACAACTAGAACAACGCAAACAAGCACTACAAATTTCTGTAGAACAGTTAGAACGCCGTCAAGAGCGTATCCGTAATGAAATGCGGACTACTTTTGCTGGTGCATCTCAAGATTTGGCAATTCGGGTACAAGGTTTTAAAGATTATCTGGCAGGTAGTTTACAAGATTTGGCATCCGCAGCCGAACAACTGCAATTAGTTCCAGCCGTTGTTGAAAGAGAAAAACCACCAGTTAAGGAAAGGGAACCTAAACCAACCGAACCCCAAGCAGGTACGCCACAATTTGCTCAACAGCAGTTTCAAGATACAACAAAGCAAATTCGCCGTTTAATTGACCAATATCGGAATAAACCAGATTATTACGGCCCACCTTGGCAACTGCGTCGCACCTTTGAACCAGTCCATGCTGAACGAGTTGCTAATTGGTTTTTTAATCAAGGTGGAAGGGGTGCATTGCGGACGATGGGTAGCCGCTTGCAAAATATTTTGATTGCTTCGGCGGCAATTTCGATATTACATAAATTGTATGGCGATCGCGTCCGTACCCTAGTTTTAGCCAATACACCAGAACGTCTCGGTGAATGGCGGCGTGGCTTACAAGATTGCCTTGGTATAGGTCGCCCAGATTTTGGCCCCGATAGAGGTGTTGTATTATTTGAAGCACCGGATGCTTTAGCACAAAAAGCAGACCGTCTAGTCAAAGCCAACCAATTACCCGTAATTCTCATTGATGATTCCGAGGAGCAAATTAGCCTAGCATTATTACAGTTTCCTCTGTGGTTAGCCTTCGCTCCCGACCCCAAGGCCATGAGAAACTTTGACGATGATTTTTAA
- a CDS encoding plasmid replication protein, CyRepA1 family: protein MRLLDLHSQHQEELVKDSGIELHFAQLNFSSLEGVSAYEHLLISEHLPRTNTGMVKSGWLERYSHVTAGGWWCSGLDPLNNWQAMEWGCFKPNQPRTNQNGKFIKYEHPPSTATRIFCLRVTWSIWQQVCQRYNCSIPEDITINSQGEAEGFWQWVIERNIPVIICEGAKKAATLLSQGYVAIAIPGITSGYRVVKDKFGKVISRQLIPDLAAFTTTKRPFYICFDYETQPKKIAAISNAIAQLGCLFQAKKCPVKVIELPGAEKGVDEFIVAKGASSFERIYRQSVDLEIYLAQIKPHTELTIPSTITVNRPYLGEIAFPNSGLVGVKSAKGTGKTTALQSVVQQAKIVNRPVLLITHRIQLGRFLCEKIGIKWGLNNSEHLEKNSNWVNNLNNQSLGLCVDSIWRLHPEDWQGAIIILDEVEQSLWHLLNSNTCKHKRVRILKIFQQLISQVLSTGGLVIAQDADLSDVSLEYLQGLSGCKITPWLLVNQWKPQRGWEVTFYDSPNPIPLIQQLELDLLAGRKCYVTTDSRSGRYSCETIERYLKERLEKLRYEFPKTLVVNSHTTSTPGHAAVDFVAAINQKITEYNTVFVTPSLGTGISIDVQHFDRVYGIFQGVIPDAEARQALARVRDGVPRIVWCAKRGIGLIGSGSTNYRLLSDWYQENQKENLALLSPLHKIDVDLPLVYDPIHLRTWAKISARVNASIRLYRQSMEEGLTADGHQIRLRSNAVHNNIIRDLRLAFLATEPSDIKERQRLVLEIVKVQNDWVEKRQKGKEIKRQIKKIKQQNKLTAATNVANAKDIDYLEYDRLCAKHCLTDDERNRIQKYSLWQKYGVLVNPQLKLRDDQGYYTQLLIHYYLTHESEYFQIRDQQEWHQQLSWGNGKVFLPDLKTYTLKVEAMRALGMQQFLEPERQFTEIDSDLIWLKNVVFQHSKQIKRVLGLDFIRCQERITAIKVLSRLLNLLGLKLKRENDVYQISPESLADGRQAIFSVWQQRDELILAHSQSIGYVTNNLLFNQKLQKKEVNSVISAMVSLF from the coding sequence ATGCGTCTGCTAGATTTACACTCACAACACCAGGAAGAATTAGTCAAGGATAGTGGTATAGAATTACACTTTGCACAGCTTAACTTTAGTTCTCTTGAAGGCGTAAGCGCCTATGAGCATCTATTAATTTCCGAACACTTACCACGTACTAATACAGGTATGGTGAAAAGTGGTTGGTTAGAGCGTTATAGCCATGTTACAGCAGGTGGTTGGTGGTGTTCTGGGTTAGATCCTCTCAACAATTGGCAGGCTATGGAATGGGGATGTTTTAAGCCAAACCAACCGCGAACAAATCAAAATGGTAAATTCATCAAATATGAACATCCACCCAGTACAGCAACGCGGATATTTTGTCTGCGGGTAACGTGGAGTATATGGCAGCAAGTTTGCCAGCGTTACAATTGCTCCATTCCTGAAGATATCACTATTAATTCCCAAGGTGAGGCGGAAGGCTTTTGGCAATGGGTGATAGAGCGGAATATACCCGTGATTATTTGTGAAGGAGCCAAGAAAGCTGCCACATTATTATCGCAAGGATATGTGGCGATCGCAATTCCTGGCATTACCAGTGGTTATAGAGTTGTCAAAGATAAATTTGGCAAAGTTATCAGTCGCCAGTTAATTCCTGACTTAGCTGCTTTTACTACAACAAAACGCCCATTTTATATTTGTTTTGATTATGAAACTCAACCAAAAAAAATAGCTGCTATCAGTAATGCTATTGCCCAACTTGGTTGTCTATTCCAAGCTAAAAAATGCCCTGTAAAAGTTATTGAACTGCCGGGTGCAGAAAAGGGTGTAGATGAGTTTATAGTTGCTAAAGGGGCAAGTAGTTTTGAAAGAATTTATCGCCAAAGTGTAGATTTAGAAATCTACCTTGCTCAAATCAAACCCCACACCGAGTTAACAATTCCATCTACTATTACAGTTAATCGTCCATACTTAGGAGAAATAGCTTTTCCTAACTCTGGATTAGTTGGTGTGAAATCAGCCAAAGGTACAGGTAAAACAACAGCATTACAAAGCGTTGTACAGCAGGCAAAAATTGTTAATAGACCAGTATTATTAATTACTCACAGAATCCAACTAGGAAGGTTTTTGTGTGAGAAAATTGGGATTAAATGGGGATTGAATAATTCAGAACATCTAGAGAAAAATAGCAACTGGGTAAATAACCTAAACAATCAATCTTTAGGCTTATGCGTTGATTCCATTTGGAGACTTCACCCAGAAGATTGGCAAGGAGCAATAATTATCTTAGATGAAGTTGAGCAGTCATTATGGCATCTCCTCAACAGTAATACTTGTAAACACAAGCGCGTAAGAATTTTAAAAATATTTCAGCAATTAATTTCTCAAGTTTTATCCACAGGTGGATTAGTAATTGCCCAAGACGCTGATTTATCAGATGTATCCTTAGAATACTTACAAGGTTTATCTGGTTGTAAAATAACGCCTTGGCTACTAGTAAATCAATGGAAGCCCCAACGAGGTTGGGAAGTAACTTTTTACGACTCTCCTAATCCCATTCCCTTAATTCAGCAGTTAGAATTGGATTTATTGGCAGGACGTAAATGTTACGTAACCACTGATAGCCGCTCTGGACGTTATAGCTGCGAAACTATCGAGCGTTATCTCAAAGAACGTTTAGAAAAACTGCGCTATGAATTTCCAAAAACCCTAGTAGTTAATAGTCATACAACTAGCACACCAGGTCATGCGGCCGTTGATTTTGTTGCAGCTATTAATCAAAAGATTACTGAATATAATACTGTCTTTGTTACTCCCAGTTTAGGAACAGGTATTAGTATTGATGTGCAGCATTTTGACCGAGTGTACGGTATTTTTCAAGGTGTAATACCTGATGCTGAAGCACGACAAGCATTAGCTAGAGTTAGAGATGGTGTACCTAGAATTGTCTGGTGTGCTAAACGAGGAATTGGCTTAATTGGTAGTGGTAGTACAAACTATCGGTTACTATCTGATTGGTATCAGGAAAATCAAAAAGAAAACCTAGCTTTACTCAGCCCATTACATAAAATAGATGTTGATTTGCCTTTAGTTTATGACCCTATTCATTTAAGAACATGGGCTAAAATATCTGCAAGAGTGAATGCGTCTATTCGCCTCTATCGCCAATCTATGGAAGAAGGATTAACTGCTGACGGACATCAAATTCGGCTGCGGAGTAACGCAGTTCATAATAATATTATCCGAGATTTGCGATTAGCATTTCTAGCCACTGAACCAAGCGATATCAAAGAACGGCAAAGGTTAGTTTTAGAAATTGTCAAAGTACAAAATGATTGGGTGGAAAAGCGGCAAAAAGGTAAAGAAATTAAACGTCAAATTAAGAAAATTAAACAGCAAAATAAACTAACGGCAGCAACTAATGTAGCTAATGCTAAAGATATTGATTATTTAGAATATGATCGTCTATGTGCCAAGCACTGTTTAACAGATGATGAACGTAATCGGATACAGAAATATAGTCTTTGGCAAAAGTACGGTGTTTTAGTAAATCCTCAGCTAAAGTTAAGGGATGACCAAGGGTATTACACCCAATTATTAATTCATTACTACCTGACGCATGAAAGTGAATACTTTCAAATTAGAGACCAACAAGAATGGCATCAACAATTATCTTGGGGAAATGGTAAAGTATTCTTGCCAGATTTAAAAACATATACTTTAAAAGTTGAGGCAATGAGAGCCTTAGGTATGCAGCAATTTCTTGAACCAGAGAGACAATTTACTGAAATCGACTCTGATTTAATCTGGCTAAAAAATGTTGTATTCCAACACAGTAAGCAAATTAAAAGAGTCTTGGGTCTTGACTTTATTAGATGTCAGGAAAGAATTACAGCAATCAAAGTTTTGAGCCGTTTATTAAACTTGTTAGGCTTGAAGTTAAAAAGAGAGAATGACGTTTACCAAATCTCTCCAGAAAGCCTTGCTGATGGTAGACAAGCAATATTCTCTGTTTGGCAGCAAAGAGATGAGTTGATACTAGCTCATTCTCAAAGTATAGGTTATGTAACAAATAACTTACTTTTTAACCAAAAGCTACAAAAGAAAGAAGTCAATTCTGTTATCTCTGCGATGGTTTCGCTGTTCTAA
- a CDS encoding rhomboid family intramembrane serine protease, whose protein sequence is MFPLYDENPTRITPYFTYGIIGMNVLVFLHEVSLSNAQLNLFFSQYAVVPQELTTNLSLEWPTLFTSQFLHGGWWHLISNMVFLWVFGNNIEERLGHFKYLIFYLACGALAAACQWFIGMYSTIPSLGASGAISGVLGAYLIRFPQARITTLVFLGFFVTTISIPALVIIGIFFIQNVISGLVSLQASANMTIESGGVAYWAHIGGFVFGIILGPIFGLFRRD, encoded by the coding sequence GTGTTTCCCCTTTACGACGAAAATCCGACCAGAATCACTCCGTATTTTACCTACGGGATAATTGGGATGAACGTTTTAGTTTTTCTTCACGAAGTGAGTTTGTCTAATGCACAGTTAAATTTGTTTTTCAGCCAGTATGCAGTAGTACCTCAAGAGTTAACCACCAATTTAAGCCTTGAATGGCCAACATTATTTACATCGCAGTTTTTACACGGTGGTTGGTGGCACTTGATATCAAATATGGTGTTTCTTTGGGTTTTTGGCAACAATATTGAAGAACGTCTAGGGCATTTCAAATATTTGATTTTTTATTTAGCCTGTGGTGCTTTAGCCGCCGCGTGTCAGTGGTTTATTGGTATGTATTCCACCATTCCTTCTTTAGGTGCTAGTGGTGCAATTTCTGGCGTTTTGGGTGCGTATTTGATTCGTTTTCCTCAAGCGAGGATAACAACTCTAGTATTCTTGGGTTTCTTTGTCACTACAATTAGCATTCCTGCATTAGTGATTATCGGCATTTTCTTTATTCAAAACGTCATCTCTGGTCTTGTCAGCCTACAAGCATCTGCCAACATGACTATAGAATCAGGAGGGGTGGCTTATTGGGCGCATATTGGTGGTTTTGTGTTCGGCATAATTCTCGGCCCTATATTTGGTTTGTTTAGACGCGATTAA